In Halobacteriovorax sp. HLS, the DNA window ATTTGATGCATATAAGTTTTCTAAATTTGAGGTTTGTCCAAAGTGTGCAACCAAATCGACAAAAGTTCACGATCAGGTCTATGTTCATATTAAAGATATTCCCATTCGAGACAAAACTGTTTACCTGAGAATCAGAAAAAGAAGATTTAGATGCCCAAGCTGTAATGCTGTTTTTCGTGAGCCAGTTCCTGGAATCAGAAAAGGATTTCGATCTACTCAAAGGTTTAGGTCTCATATCCGCTGGTGCGCTTCAAACTTCACAGACTTAAAAAGAGTAACAGAGAAACTAAGATGCTCTTCCTGGTTAGTTTATAAAGCTTTTTATGAGCAACTCGCACTTGATGTAAAAAAACTAGACTATTCATGGCCCAAAACAATTGGAATTGACGAGCATAGCTTCGTTAGAAATACAAAAACTCACTATAAAGAATTTGCTACGGTCTTTGTCGATTTTAATAACAATAGAATACGAGAAGTTACTCTAGGTCGATCATTTGACGATTTAATAAATTCTCGCGCTGTTGATATTCAAGGTCGAGAGAATGTTAAAAATGTAGTCATTGATATGTCCTCTACTTATAAGAAGTTTGTTTCTAAACAATTTCCAAATGCCTTAATCACAAGCGATAAGTTTCATGTAATAAAGCTGTTCAATCATACAGTTAACAAAATTAGAATCGAAATCATGAAGCATCCAGTGTTTGAAAAATCTAAGACAAGTCCAATGAGAAGACTCTATTTAACTAGAGATGATCGT includes these proteins:
- a CDS encoding ISL3 family transposase, which encodes MLESQINKFLSLPELKFTNKRNLSNHIIQFDAYKFSKFEVCPKCATKSTKVHDQVYVHIKDIPIRDKTVYLRIRKRRFRCPSCNAVFREPVPGIRKGFRSTQRFRSHIRWCASNFTDLKRVTEKLRCSSWLVYKAFYEQLALDVKKLDYSWPKTIGIDEHSFVRNTKTHYKEFATVFVDFNNNRIREVTLGRSFDDLINSRAVDIQGRENVKNVVIDMSSTYKKFVSKQFPNALITSDKFHVIKLFNHTVNKIRIEIMKHPVFEKSKTSPMRRLYLTRDDRLNFSQRSIVRHINGLFPELEEIYRFKERMLSIYNI